The DNA window AACCAGCGGGGCTATCCGAAGATCCAGATTTTCCCCCACCTTTATGAAGAGACATTTGTAGTTGTGACAGATCACGACTGCTTCTGTCGGACGTATAATTCTCTGAAGATGGTATCATGGCATGGCCATTGTTACGATGAGACCTCAGCGGTGCTTGATTTCTTCCCCTTGGCGTCACAGGCCTATCTTTGAAATGGTTCTGCAAAATTTTATGCATAAAAGCACTTCAGATGAAAAGGCCCAGCGACTGAAACATTTAGCTGAAAGGAGAAACTGCAAACGACCAGCAGATTGACAAAAATCTGGCCCTTAAATTTTATGACTTCAAGAAATTTCAGAGGCTTAGAATGAGTATACCGTATTGGGAAAGTACGTTCCGGTTCCACGTGGCTTTGGCAACTCCTCCATACCAAAGGTTATGCCATTAGGCAACATTGGTGGGTTCATTGGATAGAATGGTGGCCTAGGGACAACACCATTGACATTCATCTGGGAAAATGCTTTCTGCCTGTGCTGCACCGACTCTCGAACTGCATCCCATGGCTTCTTGCCCTGAAACTGTGGGTGCACCGGTGGTGGCGCAATGGGAGGAATTGCCACATTTAGCTCACAGTCGTAACACCAACGCCCATAGTTTAGACTAAGTAAATGACTATTGTAATCCCCACTCAGATCTGTTAAGCAGTTAGAAGGTTTAGGACTTCCAGCGATACCACTTGACATTGGATAATAACTAGGATAGAAGTCATCGGAGGAACACACAACAGAACTCAACCGTGACGGATGGTGCTTAGATCCAACAGGAGATGGAGCTTCCTGAATACAACCCAGCTGATACTCATCCTGGTTTCCGACCAAATTATCAGCTGAACAAAAGCTTTCTGGCAATTGCTGATCTTGATTTCCATTGCTAATGTCCCCATCTTCAGTTGATGAGTGAGAGGACCAGAGATGAGGTGCATGCTGTACTTTACCTAAAGGAGATATACTCACTTCACAACTGGACGGCAAAGGATTTTGAGCATCATTTGAAATTGTAAGACCTTGAAATCTGGAGGTAGCAAGGTCTTTTGCATCCCCTGTAAGACGCTTTTCGGAAAGAGCAATTCCATATGGGGAACTGTCCTCTTCCAATAACATTGTTGGGGATGCTACCTTCATACTGCTTTCATGTGGTCCATTAACATCTTGATCAGGTTTCATATCAGTTTCATGTGGTCTAGTCAGACCTTGACCAGATATATGAGCACTTGTAACTTCACCATTCCCTGATCTCTCATGATTTAACCCACATTCCCCAATCATGCCACTAGAATAGGCAGATTCTGATTCATAAAGTGTCTGATCTTGTGACTCTCTACCTACCGATAACGGCACATTACCATACCCATCATTTATGGACCATGGGGCAGGATCTTGGACATCAGGCCTTTGTCTGCCTCCATGTCTGTCCAACGTGTTTGCGAAAAACTTTCGGATCTCATCATCTATGTTTACTTCTGGCTGAGAAAGAATGCGCCCCAGTTTTCGAGCACCATATGTGAATGCACTTCTTATTCGGTAAAAGTTTCCTGTATTTAGGAATGCAGGTTGTCATCAACTAATCAATAGAAAAATCCGCcaaaaaaaaacagaataaCAAAACGGGAGGACAATAGGGACGTTAATTCACCTTTACTCACACTTCGGCCAAGGTTGTTATTGTCTTTAAGCGGATCAACTATGTTAAGATGCTTTGGTTGAAATGTTCTATGGTTTGTCTCATATCCTCTTGAAGGAACTGAGAACCTTTCCACACATCCCTTGAGAAAATCATTACTCAGCAATAGATCACCGCCACCATTTTCTGGCGTCTCAGCTGCAAAATGGAAGACAAAGATTCTCAATTAAACACATTTTCCCACACAGCATGGCAACAATACAAAAAGATGTTGCTCACCCAAGAGTTCTGGAAGAGAAGATAAACGAACAGGACCACTCAAGCTGATACAATAGCTGTCCCAATCAAATTTACTAAAGTAGTCCAAGAATTTATATAGGACCTATAGAACATTGAACAGCGAGTTAAATTTATGCCATAGGTATGGAGGATACTAGTGCTAAGGCATTAAAGCACTCACCGCTAGAGGACCATTCAAAGATGAATGGAAGAGGTGGAAAATATACAGAACCAAAGTCTCCAAAGCATATGTCGAAATCAAACCATGATGGGCACCAAGAATCCGGCTCTCATAATAGCACCAGGCCTTAATTAGTATGATACTGCGTTTAAAAAGATGGTCTTTGCTAATGAGGCGATCAACCTATGCAATAAGAAGCATCATGGATATGATTAGGGAAGCTCAAGAACAAGAGAtataaattccaaaaaaaatcacaaaccaCTCAGATCACCAAAAGCATAACATACGATCAAAAGTAAAACTATGACTTGAAAAGGATAGAAGAGGGTGGAGTCACCACTCAAAAGCGTACCAATTGAATAGCATTCAAGGTTATTAGTTATAAGGCATAAATCAACATATTCTTTCTACCAAAGACTTGAAAAACAAGTTTCATTAGACAACTCAGAGCTTCCAATAAAAGAATCCGTTTATACAATCGAAATCTGGAACGCATTCAATTCATATGTAACAAATCGAACTTCATTTTCAGTTCAGCTCTGTATGAATGACTACCTGCTCAAGGAAGCATAGTGTGCATAGCCCTCCTAACTGATTGAAGGAAATATCGACCACAATATTTTGCACAAGGCACTTTACAAGCTTGACCTGCCACAACAAAACCAAATATTCTTTACAGAGGAAAATCAAAACTTGCGTTAACTAGAATCAAAATAATGATTAATCACATCGACTCAAATGTAGTAATTTAATTTAAAGGAAAGGCAGTTACACAACATAAACtcaacacaaaaacttgacTAGACATGCATGGCAGCATCAACACTAAGGTGTAACTTATACCTATCATCAATCTAATAAGTTAAGGGGTAAAAGCTAAAAACCTCTGCCCGAATCAACTGGACATCTTTCACCATAAACTCAGCAGCCACATTTTGATCTTCCCTTTCAAGGACAGCACAGACGTCATTGGCCAGCGCCTCCTCAACATTCATACCACCAAAAGCAGTCAAATCAATATCTCCATCAGGCAGATAGGTCTTTAGAGGTACAGACCCAAATGGGAACACCTGCAACAATTTAAGTAAAATCAATATGCCCGCGTGGTTACACCCCCTCCACCTCCCCACAAATATCAAATAGGGTCATGACATCATAAGTTAGTCATCGAAAAGACCATTGCTGAgtttgagaaaaataaaatgatacaaTGAGAAATTGAATTTGCAAGCACCCAACTCACTCGAAGTAAAAATCTTCCAAGCTAAACCAACTTACATTACCTATTCACATAAAACGTAGATATAATTgcggatttaagtaaacttTCGAGCTAATCATACAAACGATGTTAGACCATTCGAACCAATGAACTACATTACTTGTAACTAAACTCAGGGTCCAAGTTTTGTGTAGCTAAAGGAAGAAATTTTCAACTTTTCGAACAATACAATCAAATTTAACGGCTTTAATCACCATAGAGGTTAAACTACCGAGTGCTTTGGTCTTATGTCCTACATTAAAttcttaaacaaaaataaacaaaaaatctttGCAGCCCAATACATCGTACGGCACTAAATTCAACTTCTTTCATTCACATTCGTATGTATGTACGGAATACGTATTTATTTGGTACGTATAAAAATACTGACCTCGCAACCAAGACAACTTTTGATGAGCCTCTGAGCGTAATCGATGACCGCCTTCCTCCTCCTCTCGGACACGTCAGTGGGCTGCACCTGCGCTATGACCCCCTGCGTCGCCTCCTCCGCCCTCAGCCAGTACTCAGCGCTAATAGCCGTCGgcgcagaagcagaagcagccGCCGCCGCCTGTTGATTCGATGAAAATTGGGAAGGAGGTGATGACGACAACGACGATGACGAAGAAGCCCTCTCCCTCTCGTCTAACACGGCGCCGTTTGGTTCAGGCGACCAATCCCGAAGATCGCCCATGAAATAACAGAAAATTAccgaaaaatcacaaaaaaaccgaaccggaaaTCCTCACGCCGCTTGACCGTAAAACCATAACGACGACAACAACGGCGGTGTCGGCGAATTGGAAAAATCGAAGGTTGATTTGGGACGATCAGATTGTACAGATTGGTACGGACGGTTGGGCAAAACGACGGTGTGATTGGAACGAAACGACTTGCAATTTGCGGTTTTGGGGAGACGAAGtggttattaattttattttttatttttttttaatttctccgATGAAGGATTCCAAGTGATACTATGTACGAGTAGGTTTGtcgattttatgttttttatgaggtttttatttttatttatttatttttggagaATGTTAGACAGgcaaatttttagatttttattaGTGGCCACAGTCGTTATGTGGAATTTCAATTTATTAGTGGCCACATTCAAGCATCAGAATTGCAAATTAAGTGATGTGTTatcagtaaaaaataaaaacattaattaacgtttaagtaataTTCAACaatcatatgatttacaaaattttgtctaaaaGCTAGTCTTTCAAACATTACTCTTTTGTTTACTTTCATGCTACGTAGTATTAAATACAACGAGCATTGGATGACCTAAATTTATAATACCCCAAtaaacataataattcaaagcaatcTAGGTCTTCCAATGCTCATAATATTTAACGCTACACAACATAGAAGAATTTTCCTTTTTAGCAAAAActataaaacataaaaacgaaTCTATAGTTGTTGCCTTTGTCGTTTGTccatctctcttcttctttctttcgttCACACTTCCTTCTTGTGTCAAAGGGTTTTCTTTGCCAATTTAGgcaatctccaaccgaatggtccagagggccagatggtcgaaaatagccctaaaactgtctccaaccgagggccaggccAAATGGCTCGTAGGCCCCACTGGACAAAAAAGGGTCAAAGGGCCAATCGGCCGACCCAAACCAGCTAGCCAATTGGCCCGGGGTCGGGCTGAAATTCAAATTTGCAACGGCTAGCTGCTGATGTCCGCTAGccgttattttttaattttttttttacaattttttttttcaaaatttgttttaaaaattgtaaatttttttccctataacttcctaaaccattaaacattaaataacatgaaacaacattaaacaatattaaacaacattaaacaatataaaaataaaacatttaataacatgaaacttaaacaacatttttaaaaacatttaacaacataaaacttaaacacctatttcatgcttcttttggccaaaagatgtgcaacaagatccttttgtaggtacttgtttgtggcatgggaacgtatcattctatagcgcctcatgtactcatttaaagagatactaccagttcttggattgaaaggcgAATTAGGCCCAttatatatttttgcacgagccctACTTTACCTATTTGGATCGTCTTGGTCATCATCAGACTCTTCATCAGTATACCCATCTCACTTATCCTCCACAAGCATGCTATGTGTAAtaccctaaaaaaattaaaatatatgactatgtggaattttttttttcgataagtggaaatgacgaaaatgccctagttgGGTAATGTAATTATATGAGGACGTATTTATATCCTTATACATTTTATCGGATTTCTTGGCATATTTGGATAGAGCCCAATCCCATGAATGCGTAGGCACAAATTGTTTGTGATACAAAGTTATAACGAATAAATTATGAACGAGCAAAGTTTGGGGTAAAATGGTAATTTGACCATAACCTAGAAGgctattgaaaatttggagcAAGGAGATGATGC is part of the Malus domestica chromosome 12, GDT2T_hap1 genome and encodes:
- the LOC103450738 gene encoding uncharacterized protein, with protein sequence MGDLRDWSPEPNGAVLDERERASSSSSLSSSPPSQFSSNQQAAAAASASAPTAISAEYWLRAEEATQGVIAQVQPTDVSERRRKAVIDYAQRLIKSCLGCEVFPFGSVPLKTYLPDGDIDLTAFGGMNVEEALANDVCAVLEREDQNVAAEFMVKDVQLIRAEVKLVKCLVQNIVVDISFNQLGGLCTLCFLEQVDRLISKDHLFKRSIILIKAWCYYESRILGAHHGLISTYALETLVLYIFHLFHSSLNGPLAVLYKFLDYFSKFDWDSYCISLSGPVRLSSLPELLAETPENGGGDLLLSNDFLKGCVERFSVPSRGYETNHRTFQPKHLNIVDPLKDNNNLGRSVSKGNFYRIRSAFTYGARKLGRILSQPEVNIDDEIRKFFANTLDRHGGRQRPDVQDPAPWSINDGYGNVPLSVGRESQDQTLYESESAYSSGMIGECGLNHERSGNGEVTSAHISGQGLTRPHETDMKPDQDVNGPHESSMKVASPTMLLEEDSSPYGIALSEKRLTGDAKDLATSRFQGLTISNDAQNPLPSSCEVSISPLGKVQHAPHLWSSHSSTEDGDISNGNQDQQLPESFCSADNLVGNQDEYQLGCIQEAPSPVGSKHHPSRLSSVVCSSDDFYPSYYPMSSGIAGSPKPSNCLTDLSGDYNSHLLSLNYGRWCYDCELNVAIPPIAPPPVHPQFQGKKPWDAVRESVQHRQKAFSQMNVNGVVPRPPFYPMNPPMLPNGITFGMEELPKPRGTGTYFPNTNHFKDRPVTPRGRNQAPLRSHRNNGHAMIPSSENYTSDRSSRDLSQLQMSLHKGGGKSGSSDSPAGSPRRKVHPNANGSIHSSEKVVEFGAMGHGPPEGPANGKHTDAGSSFGQNSSSDHSSPRMQLTKAELVTDQDRIAAQSYRLKDEEDFPPLSA